A stretch of DNA from Acidimicrobiales bacterium:
CGCCTGGCCGATCGAGACGCCGGTGACCGTGCTGTCCGTCGCCGACAACGGGGTGGAGCCGGACATCGAGGCGGTGTTGAACGTGGTGGCCGACCGGGCGCACGAGGTGCAGCAGACCTCGGGTCCCGACTCGGTCGGAGCCATCCTGGCGGAGGCGAAGCTCGGCTACGGCGTCATTGGACTGGGGGTCAACGAACGGCCGACGCCGGGCAAGCTGCTCTCGTCGGTCGCCGACGAGCTCGTGCTCCGCGCGGCCCTGCCGCTGGTCATCGTCCGTCGCGCCAGGAACCTCGAGACCTCGCTGCCGGCTGCGTTCACGCGGGCGATCGTCCCGGTGTCGGGCTCCCGTGCGTCGCGCGCCGCGCAGGAAGTCGCCTTCCACCTGTCGAGCCAGCTCGGCACGGAGATCGTGTTGACGCACGTCATCGACCGTGAGCAGACGTCCGACGAGGCCACTGCGGCGACTTCGGCGGGGTACCGGTGGGTCGGACGTCGGGAGGGCGCCGGGGTGCTGTCACGCGACGACGCGCGGGTGAAGGCGGGCGAACGCCTCCTCGAGCGGGCCACCGACTTCGCCGCAGGATTCGAGGTGCATCCGCGCGCGACGTTGCGTTCGGGCACGTCGGCGTCCGATGAGCTGCTGGCCGCCGCGGAGCAGCACGAGTGCGACTTGTTGATCGTGGGTGCCACGGCTCGCGAGCTCGGTGACCGTCCCTACCTCGGTCACCTCGTCGAGGACCTGCTCGCCCGCGCCGACACCACGGTCGTGATCGTCACCGACGCCCCGCCATCGAACGCGACCTAGTGGTGCGTCTGGCAGTTGGCGGGGTGGTACTGGCGGCCCTCGGCACCGCTGGACGGCGTCCACCTCCTCACTGACCCGACACACCGCTCGACGGCCTGTGCCGGGTGGGGTTGTGGTTGTCGTGGCGGCCGATTTCCCACCCAGTTGGGCGATGGGAGTCACTTGCCGTTGACGAACGCCTCCACGACCGGGGCTTCTAGCTCGAAGTGCTCGCGCAGGCCGGACACGATCGCCCGCTCGACTTGGCCGCGTGCCAGCAACACGCGGACGTTGAGCTCGCCCCTGACGGTGCGGATGGTCTGGTCGCCGTCGGCGGTGAACGAGTAGCTACCGTGGCACGAGAAGCGGTCGCGGTAATGGTCGGGTCGCAGCACGAACGACACCTGGTGTGCCGGGAGGTCGTGGTCGGCGACCTCGACCCACGACAACTTGGCGGGATCGATCACGGCTTTCACCGCGGCGGACAAGTCGCCGGTGAAGCGCATCCGCACCTCGAGGTGCACGTCGGTGCCGTCGGTCTCGTGGCGCAGCACCTCCGGTGATCCCACTTTGGGCAAGTCGGCCATGCGGGCGTACAGCTCGGGGTCGGCAAAGGCCGCGGCCACCTGGTCGAGCGGCGCGCGGTAAGCCTGCACGACCTCGAAGTTCACGGCTCGCCCTTGGCCGCCCGGAGCACGGCGAGGAGCGTACTTCCGTAGCGCGACACGAGCAGGGGGCCGAGGCCGTCGACCAGCGCGAGATCGTCGGCGGTCGTGGGCGCTCGTTGCGCGAGCTCGTGGAGGACTTTGTCGGGGAGGACCACGGCCGCAGGGACGGCGCCCCGCCGGGCTTCCTGGCTCCGCCATTGCCAGAGCGCGTCGAATGCACGCCGCACCTGTGGTGGGTCGTCGAGGCGCAACTGCGACGGCTGCTGGTCGGCGGCGTCGCCGAGCGCGCGTCGCGACGCGTGGATCGCGGCGCGGGCGCGCCGTGGGTCAGCGGTGCGCGTAGGCGCCGGCCCGCCGTCCGACGACGGCCTGCGGAGCAGGTGCAGCCATGGCGACGGTTGGCGGCTCACCTCGCGCTCGCCGAACGTGCGGGCGGCGGCCCAGGTCGCGTGGACGGCCTCGCCGGCCCGGGTGACCGCCACGTACAACAGCCGACGTTCCTCGGCCACCGCCTCGTCGTCGCGTGCGTGGGTGATCGGCACCAGGCCCGCCTCGATGCCGGCGAGGTGGACCACTGACCACTCGAGACCTTTGGCGGCGTGGAAGGTGGCGAGCTCCACGGCGTCGCCGCCGTCGCGGGCTTCGCCTCGCACGGTGGCCGCCAGCCATTGGGGGAACGCGTGCGCCGGTGCGACCGGGTCGAGGGCGGCGAACTCGTGACCGAGTCGGACCAGTTCGTCGAGGCCGGCAACGCGATCAGTGTGGCGCTCGGTCGCCACCTCGGTCGCCATCTCGGGCAACTGCTC
This window harbors:
- a CDS encoding DUF2505 family protein, whose product is MNFEVVQAYRAPLDQVAAAFADPELYARMADLPKVGSPEVLRHETDGTDVHLEVRMRFTGDLSAAVKAVIDPAKLSWVEVADHDLPAHQVSFVLRPDHYRDRFSCHGSYSFTADGDQTIRTVRGELNVRVLLARGQVERAIVSGLREHFELEAPVVEAFVNGK